In Collimonas arenae, a single genomic region encodes these proteins:
- a CDS encoding YceI family protein codes for MKLKLIIASLLAVSAASAFAAADTYTIDPTHTYPSFAADHMGISVWRGKFEKTTGTVTLDRAAKTGAIDIHIDPSTIDFGMAKLNEHASGPDMFDVKKFPDVTYKSTSIKFDGDKPVAVDGELTLHGVTKPVKLTINSFKCIMHPMLKREVCGADASGEFNRSDFGISYGVPKFAPEVKLAIQVEAVKSN; via the coding sequence ATGAAACTCAAGCTCATCATCGCCTCCCTGCTGGCCGTCAGCGCCGCCAGCGCATTTGCCGCAGCCGACACCTACACCATCGACCCGACGCATACTTATCCGAGCTTTGCAGCCGACCATATGGGTATTTCGGTCTGGCGCGGCAAATTTGAAAAAACCACCGGCACAGTCACCCTGGATCGCGCCGCCAAGACTGGCGCCATCGATATCCATATCGATCCAAGCACCATCGATTTCGGTATGGCCAAACTGAACGAGCACGCGTCCGGCCCGGATATGTTCGACGTCAAGAAATTTCCTGACGTGACCTACAAAAGCACATCGATCAAGTTCGATGGCGACAAGCCGGTTGCAGTCGACGGCGAACTGACCCTGCACGGCGTCACCAAGCCAGTCAAGCTGACCATCAATTCGTTCAAATGCATCATGCATCCGATGCTGAAGCGTGAAGTATGCGGCGCCGATGCATCTGGCGAATTCAACCGCAGCGACTTCGGCATCAGCTACGGCGTGCCGAAATTTGCACCGGAAGTAAAGCTGGCGATCCAGGTCGAAGCAGTCAAGAGCAACTAA